In Shinella sp. XGS7, a single genomic region encodes these proteins:
- a CDS encoding CYTH domain-containing protein translates to MGIEIERKFLVCGQGWRQGQAQRYSQGYLNRAADRTVRVRIAGEQAFLTIKGRSQGASRLEFEYPVPLADAQALLQLCEGPLIEKTRYTLEQDGLRWEVDEFHGENAGLVLAEVELASEDQAITRPDWLGEEVTGDERYYNSRLSEQPFGRWAR, encoded by the coding sequence ATGGGTATCGAGATCGAACGCAAATTCCTGGTGTGCGGCCAGGGCTGGCGCCAGGGACAGGCGCAGCGCTACAGCCAGGGCTATCTGAACCGCGCCGCCGATCGCACGGTGCGCGTGCGCATCGCCGGCGAGCAGGCCTTTCTGACCATCAAGGGACGCAGCCAGGGCGCGAGCCGGCTGGAGTTCGAATACCCCGTGCCCCTGGCCGATGCCCAGGCCCTGCTGCAGCTCTGCGAGGGCCCGCTGATCGAGAAGACCCGCTACACCCTGGAGCAGGACGGCCTGCGCTGGGAGGTGGACGAGTTCCACGGCGAGAACGCCGGCCTGGTGCTGGCCGAGGTGGAACTGGCCAGCGAAGACCAGGCCATCACCCGCCCGGACTGGCTGGGCGAGGAAGTCACCGGCGACGAGCGTTACTACAACAGCCGCCTGAGCGAGCAGCCCTTCGGCCGCTGGGCGCGCTAG
- a CDS encoding HAD family phosphatase, whose protein sequence is MKFDALLFDCDGVLVDSEHITTAVLRDMLAEAGWVMTAQECLDTFLGKAVLDQSALIAERTGQAVTPEWLDGFRRRRDVRLAAEVRAIPGVATALQTLHAHYGSRMACASGADRGKIELQLGQTGLSTFFSSERIYSGYEQAQNKPAPDVYLAAARGLGVQAPRCAVIEDSPTGVRAGAAAGALVLGYAPLGQDEALLAAGATRVFRHMDELPALLLG, encoded by the coding sequence TTGAAGTTTGATGCCCTGCTCTTCGACTGCGATGGCGTGCTGGTGGACAGCGAACACATCACCACCGCCGTGCTGCGTGACATGCTGGCCGAGGCCGGCTGGGTGATGACGGCCCAGGAATGCCTGGACACTTTTCTGGGCAAGGCGGTGCTCGACCAGTCGGCCCTGATCGCCGAGCGCACCGGCCAGGCCGTGACGCCGGAGTGGCTGGACGGCTTCCGCCGCCGCCGCGATGTGCGGCTGGCGGCCGAGGTGCGCGCCATCCCGGGCGTGGCGACGGCCCTGCAGACCCTGCACGCACATTACGGCAGCCGCATGGCCTGTGCCTCGGGCGCGGACCGCGGCAAGATCGAGCTGCAGCTGGGCCAGACCGGGCTCAGCACCTTCTTCAGCTCGGAGCGCATCTACAGCGGCTACGAGCAGGCGCAGAACAAGCCCGCCCCCGACGTCTATCTGGCGGCGGCCCGCGGCCTGGGCGTGCAGGCCCCGCGCTGCGCGGTGATCGAGGACTCGCCCACCGGCGTGCGCGCCGGCGCGGCCGCGGGCGCCCTGGTGCTGGGCTATGCGCCGCTGGGTCAGGACGAGGCCCTGCTGGCTGCCGGCGCCACGCGCGTGTTCCGCCATATGGACGAGCTGCCCGCCCTGCTGCTGGGCTGA
- a CDS encoding LacI family DNA-binding transcriptional regulator, translating into MPSTPRRAAAAKRTPAATASAAPSTPVATPAAGRATIADVARVAGVSKATVSRFLNRGELLTKDIAARVQAAVAELGYSPSPMAQALKRGRSRLIGLVVADVTNPFSVAVLRGAEQACQEAGYLVMLFNLGNDGSREREAIEALASYQVEGFILNTLGRDPAAVAAAAKLDKPVVLVDRRHAGMQADFVSVDNAGSVQAALEHLRAGGCRELLFLSEPCAGVSSRLERAQAFGNYLAAGAGNCAGQVCESAGEGDIETLADALQQARRRAGSRKRLGVLASNAVVTLRLAAALERLGWQFGRELDFVGFDETEWAPYVGPGLSTIAQPTNDLGRLAARCLLERLEGQALPARQILLPGRLIVRGSSAHKT; encoded by the coding sequence ATGCCCAGCACCCCCCGTCGCGCGGCCGCCGCCAAGCGCACACCGGCCGCCACCGCGTCCGCCGCCCCGTCCACGCCCGTGGCCACGCCCGCTGCCGGCCGCGCCACCATTGCCGATGTGGCCCGGGTGGCCGGCGTGTCCAAGGCCACGGTCTCGCGCTTTCTCAACCGCGGCGAGCTGCTCACCAAAGACATTGCCGCGCGGGTGCAGGCGGCCGTGGCCGAGCTGGGCTACAGCCCCAGCCCCATGGCGCAGGCGCTCAAGCGCGGACGCTCGCGCCTGATCGGTCTGGTGGTGGCCGATGTGACCAATCCCTTCTCGGTGGCCGTGCTGCGCGGGGCCGAGCAGGCCTGCCAGGAGGCGGGCTATCTGGTCATGCTTTTCAACTTGGGTAATGACGGCAGCCGCGAGCGGGAGGCCATCGAGGCCCTGGCCTCCTACCAGGTGGAGGGCTTCATCCTCAACACCCTGGGTCGAGACCCGGCCGCGGTGGCCGCCGCGGCCAAGCTGGACAAGCCCGTGGTCCTGGTGGACAGGCGCCACGCCGGCATGCAGGCCGATTTCGTCTCGGTGGACAACGCCGGCTCGGTGCAGGCCGCGCTGGAGCATCTGCGCGCCGGCGGCTGCCGCGAGCTGCTCTTTCTGAGCGAGCCCTGTGCGGGTGTGAGCTCGCGCTTGGAACGGGCCCAGGCCTTTGGCAACTACCTGGCCGCGGGCGCAGGCAACTGCGCCGGCCAGGTCTGCGAGAGTGCGGGGGAGGGCGATATCGAGACCCTGGCCGATGCGCTGCAGCAGGCCCGGCGCCGCGCCGGCAGCCGCAAGCGCCTGGGCGTGCTGGCCAGCAATGCGGTGGTGACCCTGCGCCTGGCCGCGGCCCTGGAGCGCCTGGGCTGGCAGTTCGGCCGCGAGCTGGACTTCGTGGGCTTCGACGAGACCGAGTGGGCGCCCTATGTGGGGCCGGGCCTGAGCACCATTGCCCAGCCCACCAACGATCTGGGCCGTCTGGCCGCACGCTGCCTGCTCGAGCGCCTGGAGGGCCAGGCCTTGCCGGCGCGCCAGATCCTGCTGCCGGGCCGGCTGATCGTGCGCGGCTCCTCTGCGCACAAGACATGA
- a CDS encoding amino acid ABC transporter permease, with protein sequence MNYDFQFGPVFEAWPQLLKGTWITIELSLLAMVFGLVLAIVCAWGKTSGPAPLRWVINAYIELIRNTPFLVQLFFIFFGLPALGLRWSAHTAALVAMVVNLGAYATEIIRAGIESIPKGQIEAGLALNLKRHEIFRFVILKPALKAIYPALTSQFILLMLSSAVVSVISADDLTSVAANLQSQTFRSFEIYIVVALIYLVLALGFSGLFRVIYARTLNYPDRR encoded by the coding sequence GTGAACTACGACTTCCAGTTCGGCCCCGTCTTCGAGGCCTGGCCCCAGCTGCTCAAAGGCACCTGGATCACCATCGAGCTCTCCTTGCTGGCCATGGTGTTCGGCCTGGTGCTGGCCATCGTCTGCGCCTGGGGCAAGACCTCGGGGCCGGCGCCGCTGCGCTGGGTGATCAATGCCTATATCGAGCTGATCCGCAACACGCCCTTCCTCGTGCAGCTCTTCTTCATCTTCTTCGGGCTGCCCGCCCTGGGCCTGCGCTGGAGCGCACACACCGCGGCCCTGGTGGCCATGGTGGTGAACCTGGGGGCCTATGCCACCGAGATCATCCGCGCCGGCATCGAGTCCATTCCCAAGGGCCAGATCGAGGCCGGCCTGGCGCTCAACCTCAAGCGCCACGAGATCTTCCGCTTCGTCATCCTCAAACCCGCGCTCAAGGCTATCTACCCGGCGCTCACCAGCCAGTTCATCCTGCTGATGCTGAGCTCGGCCGTGGTCTCGGTGATCTCGGCCGATGACCTGACCTCGGTGGCCGCCAATCTGCAGTCGCAGACCTTCCGCAGCTTCGAGATCTACATCGTGGTGGCCCTGATCTATCTGGTGCTGGCCCTGGGCTTCTCGGGCCTGTTTCGCGTGATCTACGCGCGCACGCTCAACTACCCCGACCGTCGCTGA
- a CDS encoding amino acid ABC transporter permease: MRSFGFPEFLFILEAAKWTVALSLIAFIGGALVGLLVALARVSENGLAQRAAGVFIQIFQGTPLLMQLFLMFFGLPMLGFDINPWVAAGIALVLNSGAFLGEIWRGCIQAIPRGQWEAAEALSLSYVARMRDVILPQAFKIALPPTVGYLVQIIKGTSLAAIIGFTEITRAGQIINNATFQPLLVFSVVAAIYFVLCWPLSLLAARMERRRAAALAR; the protein is encoded by the coding sequence ATGCGCAGCTTTGGATTCCCCGAGTTCCTCTTCATCCTGGAAGCCGCCAAGTGGACTGTGGCGCTCTCCCTGATCGCTTTCATCGGCGGCGCCCTGGTGGGCCTGCTGGTGGCCCTGGCCCGCGTGTCCGAGAACGGCCTGGCCCAGCGCGCGGCCGGCGTCTTCATCCAGATCTTCCAGGGCACGCCGCTGCTCATGCAGCTCTTCCTGATGTTCTTCGGCCTGCCGATGCTCGGCTTTGACATCAATCCCTGGGTGGCCGCCGGCATCGCCCTGGTCCTCAATAGCGGCGCCTTCCTGGGCGAGATCTGGCGCGGCTGCATCCAGGCCATACCACGCGGGCAGTGGGAGGCGGCCGAGGCCCTGAGCCTGAGCTATGTGGCCCGCATGCGCGATGTGATCCTGCCCCAGGCCTTCAAGATCGCCCTGCCGCCCACCGTGGGCTATCTGGTGCAGATCATCAAGGGCACCTCGCTGGCCGCCATCATCGGCTTCACCGAGATCACCCGCGCCGGCCAGATCATCAACAACGCCACCTTCCAGCCCCTGCTGGTGTTCAGCGTGGTGGCGGCCATCTATTTCGTGCTGTGCTGGCCGCTGTCCCTGCTTGCCGCCCGCATGGAGCGCCGCCGCGCCGCGGCCCTGGCGCGCTGA
- a CDS encoding transporter substrate-binding domain-containing protein gives MKTITTSPTRRLLVSALAALSLGAVALSAQAQSLADLKKKGELTVGMLVDFPPYGTLNSANQPDGYDADVAKLLAKELGLKVNIVPVTGPNRIPFLLTNKVDLLVASLAVTPERAKQVQFSKPYAAATIVVYGSSKAAIKSAADLKSFRIGVARASTQDISLTAAAPAGTEIRRFDDDASAMQALMSGQVDAIGCSTTVAAQIAQRAGNAFENKFVLRQQEMGIALRPGQEELLKAVNAFVDKHRASELNAYYKKWLGTDFPSLSQ, from the coding sequence ATGAAGACCATCACCACCTCCCCGACCCGCCGTCTGCTGGTTTCGGCCCTGGCCGCCCTGAGCCTGGGTGCTGTGGCGCTGAGCGCGCAAGCCCAGTCCCTGGCCGATCTGAAGAAGAAGGGCGAGCTCACCGTGGGCATGCTGGTGGACTTTCCGCCCTACGGCACGCTCAACAGCGCCAACCAGCCCGACGGCTACGACGCCGACGTGGCCAAGCTGCTGGCCAAGGAGCTGGGCCTGAAGGTGAACATCGTGCCGGTCACCGGTCCCAACCGCATCCCCTTCCTGCTGACCAACAAGGTGGACCTGCTGGTGGCCTCCCTGGCCGTCACGCCGGAGCGCGCCAAGCAGGTGCAGTTCTCCAAGCCCTATGCGGCCGCCACCATCGTGGTCTACGGCAGCAGCAAGGCCGCCATCAAGAGCGCAGCTGATCTGAAGAGCTTCCGCATCGGCGTGGCCCGCGCGTCCACCCAGGACATCTCGCTCACCGCCGCCGCCCCGGCCGGCACGGAGATCCGCCGCTTCGACGACGACGCCTCGGCCATGCAGGCCCTGATGTCGGGCCAGGTGGACGCCATCGGCTGCTCCACCACGGTGGCGGCCCAGATCGCCCAGCGCGCCGGCAATGCCTTCGAGAACAAGTTCGTGCTGCGCCAGCAGGAGATGGGCATCGCCCTGCGTCCGGGCCAGGAGGAGCTGCTCAAGGCCGTCAATGCCTTTGTGGACAAGCACCGCGCCAGCGAGCTCAACGCCTACTACAAGAAGTGGCTGGGCACCGACTTCCCGAGTCTGAGCCAGTAA
- a CDS encoding amino acid ABC transporter ATP-binding protein gives MSSTSGAPAPIIRIEGVNKWYGEFHVLRDVNLKVMKGERIVIAGPSGSGKSTMIRCINRLEEHQKGQIVVDGIELTNDLKKIDEVRREVGMVFQHFNLFPHLTILENCTLAPIWVRKMPKKDAEEVAMHYLKRVKIPEQAHKYPGQLSGGQQQRVAIARSLCMKPKIMLFDEPTSALDPEMVKEVLDTMVSLAEEGMTMLCVTHEMGFARQVANRVIFMDQGQIVEQNSPAEFFAAPRHEKTRQFLGQILSSAQHHG, from the coding sequence ATGAGCAGCACAAGCGGCGCCCCGGCGCCCATCATCCGCATCGAAGGTGTCAACAAGTGGTACGGCGAATTCCACGTGCTGCGCGACGTCAATCTGAAGGTCATGAAGGGCGAGCGCATCGTCATCGCCGGTCCGTCGGGCTCCGGCAAGTCGACGATGATCCGCTGCATCAACCGCCTCGAGGAGCACCAGAAGGGCCAGATCGTCGTCGACGGCATCGAGCTGACCAACGACCTGAAGAAGATCGACGAAGTGCGCCGCGAAGTCGGCATGGTGTTCCAGCACTTCAACCTCTTCCCGCATCTGACGATCCTGGAAAACTGCACGCTCGCGCCGATCTGGGTGCGCAAGATGCCGAAGAAGGACGCCGAGGAAGTGGCGATGCACTATCTCAAGCGCGTCAAGATCCCCGAGCAGGCGCACAAATATCCCGGCCAGCTCTCGGGCGGCCAGCAGCAGCGCGTGGCGATCGCCCGCTCGCTGTGCATGAAGCCGAAGATCATGCTGTTCGACGAGCCGACCTCGGCGCTCGACCCGGAAATGGTCAAGGAAGTGCTCGACACCATGGTGTCGCTGGCCGAGGAAGGCATGACCATGCTGTGCGTGACGCACGAAATGGGCTTTGCCCGCCAGGTCGCCAACCGCGTCATCTTCATGGACCAGGGCCAGATCGTCGAACAGAACTCGCCGGCCGAGTTCTTTGCCGCGCCGCGCCATGAGAAGACGCGCCAGTTCCTGGGCCAGATCCTGAGCTCGGCCCAGCACCATGGCTGA
- a CDS encoding sugar phosphate isomerase/epimerase, whose amino-acid sequence MAEAAPLLISLAAFGASEVRRLGQLHYTQLAREAGADGVEVRAELLLDPEAELPALAATGCVAVYSEPAPLWHPDDGLLDHAALEQGLARAQRLGARRLKMSIGGFDPQHSRHSLHDLRRRLAETPSVELLIENDQTLKAGTLAALQRFAAEACDAGLDLGLVFDMGNWHWLGECPLGAAQALGPQVRYIHTKGVFRRPDRWVAVPLAESAAPWRAVLRALPAGQPWAIEYPLQGEDLVAVTRAELALLKQTREIA is encoded by the coding sequence ATGGCTGAGGCCGCGCCCCTGCTGATCTCGCTGGCCGCCTTCGGCGCCAGCGAGGTGCGCCGCCTCGGTCAGCTGCACTACACCCAGCTGGCCCGCGAGGCCGGCGCCGACGGTGTGGAGGTGCGCGCCGAGCTGCTGCTGGACCCCGAGGCCGAGCTGCCCGCCCTGGCCGCCACCGGCTGCGTGGCCGTGTACTCCGAGCCCGCGCCGCTCTGGCATCCCGACGACGGCCTGCTGGACCACGCGGCCCTGGAGCAGGGCCTGGCGCGCGCACAGCGCCTGGGCGCGCGCCGGCTCAAGATGTCCATAGGCGGTTTCGATCCGCAGCACTCGCGCCACAGCCTGCACGATCTGCGCCGCCGCCTGGCCGAGACGCCGAGCGTGGAGCTGCTGATCGAGAACGACCAGACCCTCAAGGCCGGCACCCTGGCGGCGCTGCAGCGCTTCGCGGCCGAGGCCTGCGATGCGGGCCTGGACCTGGGTCTGGTCTTTGACATGGGTAACTGGCACTGGCTGGGCGAGTGCCCGCTGGGCGCCGCCCAGGCCCTGGGCCCCCAGGTGCGCTACATCCACACCAAGGGCGTGTTCCGCCGCCCGGACCGCTGGGTGGCCGTGCCCCTGGCCGAGTCCGCCGCACCCTGGCGCGCCGTGCTGCGCGCCCTGCCGGCCGGCCAGCCCTGGGCCATCGAATATCCCCTGCAGGGCGAGGACCTGGTGGCCGTGACCCGGGCCGAGCTGGCCCTGCTGAAACAGACCCGAGAGATCGCATGA
- a CDS encoding sugar kinase: MSASNNAPLDVVTFGEAMMMLVAEQAGPLEQVERFLKRTAGAETNVAIGLARLGFGVAWVSRLGTDSLGRYLLAAMQAEGIDCSHVVSDPAQRTGFLFKGKVLDGSDPPIEYHRKGSAASQLRAEDIDAPWLTAARHLHATGVFPALNEGTYAAAERSMALMRAACRSISFDPNLRPSLWPSRERMVAGINALAAKADWVLPGIEEGKILMGSEDPVAIARFYRELGARLVVVKLGAEGAYYDSESAGCGRVPGFPVAQVVDTVGAGDGFAAGVISALLEGRSVPEAVRRGCWIGARAVQVLGDTEGLPTRAQLAEAGL, from the coding sequence ATGAGCGCAAGCAACAACGCCCCCCTGGACGTGGTCACCTTCGGCGAGGCCATGATGATGCTGGTGGCCGAACAGGCCGGTCCGCTGGAGCAGGTGGAGCGCTTTCTCAAGCGCACCGCCGGCGCCGAGACCAATGTGGCCATCGGCCTGGCCCGCCTGGGCTTTGGCGTGGCCTGGGTCTCGCGCCTGGGCACCGATTCGCTGGGCCGCTATCTGCTGGCCGCCATGCAGGCCGAGGGCATCGACTGCTCGCATGTGGTGAGCGACCCCGCCCAGCGCACCGGCTTTCTCTTCAAGGGCAAGGTGCTGGATGGCAGCGACCCGCCCATCGAGTACCACCGCAAGGGCTCGGCCGCCAGCCAGCTGCGCGCCGAAGACATCGACGCCCCCTGGCTCACGGCCGCGCGCCATCTGCATGCCACCGGCGTGTTCCCGGCGCTCAACGAGGGGACCTATGCCGCCGCCGAGCGCAGCATGGCGCTGATGCGCGCCGCCTGCCGCAGCATCTCCTTCGACCCCAATCTGCGCCCCAGCCTCTGGCCCAGCCGCGAGCGCATGGTGGCGGGCATCAATGCCCTTGCCGCCAAGGCCGATTGGGTGCTGCCCGGCATCGAGGAGGGCAAGATCCTGATGGGCTCCGAGGACCCCGTGGCCATCGCGCGCTTCTACCGCGAGCTGGGCGCCAGGCTGGTCGTCGTGAAGCTGGGCGCCGAGGGCGCCTATTACGACAGCGAGAGCGCCGGCTGCGGCCGGGTGCCCGGCTTCCCGGTGGCGCAGGTGGTGGATACCGTGGGCGCGGGCGACGGCTTCGCGGCCGGCGTGATCAGCGCCCTGCTGGAAGGCCGCAGCGTGCCCGAGGCCGTGCGCCGCGGCTGCTGGATCGGCGCCCGCGCCGTGCAGGTGCTGGGCGATACCGAGGGCCTGCCCACGCGTGCACAGCTGGCCGAGGCGGGGCTCTGA
- a CDS encoding D-glycerate dehydrogenase, which yields MARVLVFRELPPDQLARLQAEHAVQVADPRQPAQRAAFDAALGEAEGLIGASVKIDAALAPRLKVISSISVGVDNYALADLKARGIMLCHTPGVLTETTADTIFALIMASSRRLVELSNLVREGHWTRNIGPELFGWDVQGKTLGILGYGRIGQALARRAALGFHMPVRYYSRRPVEVPGLEAWASHGSLDEVLASSDIVALTLPLSDETRGLMGAREFALMKPGAIFVNGARGAIVQEDALLAALDSGHLRAVGLDVFATEPLPLDSPLRSHPKVTPLPHIGSATHETRYRMAELAVSNLLAALAGQTPPAVYPL from the coding sequence ATGGCCCGGGTCCTGGTCTTTCGCGAGCTGCCGCCCGATCAGCTGGCGCGCCTGCAGGCCGAACACGCCGTGCAGGTGGCCGACCCGCGCCAGCCGGCGCAGCGCGCGGCTTTCGACGCAGCCCTGGGCGAGGCCGAGGGCCTGATCGGTGCCAGCGTCAAGATCGACGCGGCCCTGGCGCCCAGGCTCAAGGTCATCTCCAGCATCTCGGTGGGCGTGGACAACTACGCGCTGGCCGATCTCAAGGCCCGCGGCATCATGCTCTGCCACACGCCCGGCGTGCTGACCGAGACCACGGCCGACACGATCTTCGCCCTCATCATGGCCAGCAGCCGGCGCCTGGTGGAGCTGAGCAATCTGGTGCGCGAGGGCCACTGGACCCGCAATATCGGCCCCGAGCTCTTTGGCTGGGATGTACAGGGCAAGACCCTGGGCATCCTGGGCTATGGCCGCATCGGCCAGGCCCTGGCCCGGCGTGCCGCCCTGGGCTTTCATATGCCGGTGCGTTACTACAGCCGCCGACCGGTGGAAGTGCCGGGTCTTGAGGCCTGGGCCAGCCATGGCAGCCTGGACGAGGTGCTGGCCAGCAGCGATATCGTGGCCCTGACCCTGCCGCTCTCGGACGAGACGCGCGGCCTGATGGGCGCGCGCGAGTTCGCGCTGATGAAGCCGGGCGCCATCTTCGTGAACGGCGCCCGCGGCGCCATCGTGCAGGAGGACGCCCTGCTGGCGGCGCTGGACAGTGGCCATCTGCGCGCCGTGGGCCTGGACGTGTTTGCCACCGAGCCCCTGCCGCTGGATTCGCCGCTGCGCAGCCATCCCAAGGTCACGCCCTTGCCGCATATCGGCTCTGCCACGCACGAGACCCGCTACCGCATGGCCGAGCTGGCGGTGAGCAATCTGCTGGCCGCGCTGGCGGGGCAGACCCCGCCCGCGGTCTATCCGCTCTGA
- a CDS encoding GNAT family N-acetyltransferase gives MGATPPLVLQTERLLLRAPSVALTATVRDYLQRNQAHFAPWDPPYPPDFLEPHAVAQRLEQGEAAFAAGTVWRYWFSLLEAPERVIGQAQLSQPSRGPFQNVILGYTLDQAAQGRGLMNEALRAVLDLAFGPVLRLHRVQAAVRPDNARSRAVLKALGFEQEGLSRRYLFIDGAWRDHEVWARINPGWPDDLPPAG, from the coding sequence ATGGGCGCCACGCCGCCCCTGGTGCTGCAGACCGAGCGCCTGCTGCTGCGCGCGCCCTCGGTGGCGCTGACGGCCACGGTGCGCGACTATCTGCAGCGCAACCAGGCGCATTTCGCACCCTGGGACCCGCCCTACCCGCCCGACTTCCTGGAGCCCCATGCCGTCGCCCAGCGCCTGGAGCAGGGTGAGGCGGCCTTCGCGGCCGGCACGGTCTGGCGCTACTGGTTCAGCCTGCTGGAGGCCCCGGAGCGCGTCATCGGCCAGGCCCAGCTCAGCCAGCCCTCGCGCGGGCCCTTCCAGAACGTGATCCTGGGCTACACCCTGGACCAGGCGGCCCAGGGGCGCGGCCTGATGAACGAAGCCCTGCGCGCCGTGCTGGACCTGGCCTTCGGCCCGGTGCTGCGGCTGCACCGCGTGCAGGCCGCGGTGCGCCCCGACAACGCGCGCAGCCGCGCGGTGCTGAAGGCCCTGGGCTTTGAGCAGGAAGGCCTGTCGCGGCGCTATCTGTTCATCGACGGCGCTTGGCGCGATCACGAGGTCTGGGCCCGGATCAACCCCGGCTGGCCCGACGATCTGCCGCCCGCCGGCTGA
- a CDS encoding carboxymuconolactone decarboxylase family protein yields MSTSPRIDRPEFAALTPGVSEALMALGKALKASGLADDLIELIKLRASQLNGCAFCLQFHLNVARQLGMDAPRLDLLATWREAPVYSERERIALEWTEALTLAPQGGADDALYARALAEFGPAGLSYLTVAVANINAWNRIAMALRFNPPIPKAA; encoded by the coding sequence ATGAGCACCAGCCCCCGCATCGACCGCCCCGAATTCGCCGCCCTCACCCCCGGTGTGAGCGAAGCCCTGATGGCCCTGGGCAAGGCCCTCAAGGCCTCGGGCCTGGCCGATGACCTGATCGAGCTGATCAAGCTGCGCGCCTCCCAGCTCAATGGCTGCGCCTTCTGCCTGCAGTTCCATCTGAATGTGGCGCGCCAGCTGGGCATGGACGCGCCGCGCCTGGACCTGCTGGCCACCTGGCGCGAGGCCCCCGTGTACAGCGAGCGCGAACGCATCGCCCTTGAATGGACCGAGGCCCTGACCCTGGCCCCGCAAGGCGGCGCGGACGACGCGCTCTACGCCCGCGCCCTGGCCGAATTCGGCCCGGCCGGCCTGAGCTATCTGACCGTGGCCGTGGCCAATATCAATGCCTGGAACCGCATCGCCATGGCACTGCGCTTCAACCCGCCCATCCCCAAGGCGGCCTGA
- a CDS encoding cytochrome d ubiquinol oxidase subunit II has product MPLIFLGLMGLAMLIYVVLDGYDLGVGLLMVGASDAHKDRMVASIGPFWDANETWLVLGVGTLLIAFPKAQGLILNALYLPVCLMLLGLILRGVAFDFRVKVDAQWKPLWNRAFMAGSLLAALAQGWMLGRYITGLQSGWAFDLFAAAIALALAAAYALLGAGWLLMKTEGALQSLALARAKQAWPAVVLGLALISVATPWVSPTVRERWFQMPGLIALAPIPLMCGLALLVLRAQLNSSRVLGKLCWLPFALTVAVMVLGFFGLAYSLYPYVMVDRMTAWEAAAAPASLRFILVGCAISVPVILAYTAFAYRVFWGKAGELHYG; this is encoded by the coding sequence ATGCCCCTGATCTTTTTGGGCCTGATGGGCCTGGCCATGCTGATTTATGTGGTGCTGGACGGCTATGACCTGGGCGTGGGCCTGCTGATGGTGGGCGCCAGCGATGCGCACAAGGACCGCATGGTGGCCTCCATCGGCCCCTTCTGGGATGCCAACGAGACCTGGCTGGTGCTGGGCGTGGGCACCTTGCTGATTGCCTTTCCCAAAGCCCAGGGTCTGATCCTCAATGCGCTCTACCTGCCGGTGTGCCTGATGCTGCTGGGCCTGATTCTGCGCGGCGTGGCCTTCGACTTCCGGGTCAAGGTGGACGCGCAGTGGAAGCCGCTGTGGAACCGTGCCTTCATGGCCGGCTCGCTCCTGGCGGCCCTGGCCCAGGGCTGGATGCTGGGGCGCTATATCACGGGGCTGCAGAGCGGCTGGGCCTTCGACCTCTTTGCCGCCGCCATCGCCCTGGCCCTGGCGGCGGCCTATGCCCTGCTGGGCGCGGGCTGGCTGCTGATGAAGACCGAGGGCGCGCTGCAGAGCCTGGCCCTGGCGCGGGCCAAGCAGGCCTGGCCGGCCGTGGTGCTGGGCCTGGCCCTGATCTCGGTGGCCACGCCCTGGGTCAGCCCCACGGTGCGCGAGCGCTGGTTCCAGATGCCGGGCCTGATCGCCCTGGCGCCCATCCCGCTGATGTGCGGCCTGGCCCTGCTGGTGCTGCGCGCCCAGCTCAACTCCAGCCGCGTGCTGGGCAAGCTGTGCTGGCTGCCCTTTGCGCTGACGGTGGCGGTGATGGTGCTGGGCTTCTTCGGCCTGGCTTACAGCCTCTATCCCTATGTGATGGTGGACCGCATGACGGCCTGGGAGGCCGCCGCCGCGCCGGCCTCGCTGCGCTTCATCCTGGTGGGCTGTGCGATCAGCGTGCCGGTGATCCTGGCCTACACGGCCTTTGCCTACCGGGTGTTCTGGGGCAAGGCGGGCGAGCTGCACTACGGCTGA
- a CDS encoding GNAT family N-acetyltransferase, whose translation MHTAPTDLEIRRSQVGDAAAMAQLMSHPEVLPGLLQMPYGSEEQWKQRLTDNLAPARSQDLQLVALLDGRVVGSAGLMLANPSPRRRHVMHMGIAVLPEAQGRGVGAALMSALLDYADHWAHVLRVELGVFVDNERAIRLYQRHGFEIEGRQRAYALVNGRYVDSYCMARLHPRPPQWPGPAAAA comes from the coding sequence ATGCACACAGCCCCCACCGACCTCGAGATCCGCCGCAGCCAGGTAGGTGACGCCGCCGCCATGGCCCAGCTGATGAGTCACCCCGAGGTGCTGCCGGGCCTGCTGCAGATGCCTTATGGCAGTGAGGAGCAGTGGAAGCAGCGCCTCACAGACAATCTGGCGCCGGCCCGCAGCCAGGATCTGCAGCTGGTGGCCTTGCTGGATGGCCGGGTGGTGGGCAGCGCGGGCCTGATGCTGGCCAATCCCTCACCCAGGCGCCGCCATGTGATGCATATGGGCATCGCCGTGCTGCCCGAGGCCCAGGGCCGCGGCGTGGGCGCTGCCCTGATGAGCGCCCTGCTGGACTATGCGGACCACTGGGCCCATGTGCTGCGGGTGGAGCTGGGCGTGTTCGTGGACAACGAGCGCGCCATCCGGCTCTACCAGCGCCACGGCTTCGAGATCGAGGGCCGCCAGCGCGCCTACGCCCTGGTGAATGGCCGCTATGTGGACAGCTACTGCATGGCGCGCCTGCACCCGCGGCCGCCGCAGTGGCCGGGGCCGGCCGCAGCGGCCTGA